From a single Haloarcula sp. DT43 genomic region:
- a CDS encoding tRNA (N(6)-L-threonylcarbamoyladenosine(37)-C(2))-methylthiotransferase, with protein sequence MARYHIETYGCTSNRGETQQIEQALREGGHHPAGGPESADVAILNTCTVLEKTERNMLARAKELDRETPADLVVTGCMALAQGEQFRDADIDAEVLHWDDVPQYVLNGECPTVTPDTETVLNGVVGILPIARGCMSDCSYCITKQATGRIESPSVEENVEKARALVHAGAKEIRITGQDTGVYGWDTNQGTSLLPELLDRICTEIDGGFRVRVGMANPKGLHGVREELAAVFADHDELYNFIHAPVQSGSDDVLADMRRQHAVSEYREVVAAFDEALDYWTLSTDFIVGFPTEEPADHDESMALLRETRPEKINVTRFSKRPGTDAADMKGLGGQVKKDRSKAMSEAKMELMAEAYEEMVGRTSSVLLVEDGTDESLVGYDEAYRQVVIADAQDRGLEIGDTVDAEITSHNTVYAFGEPVERAQLAD encoded by the coding sequence ATGGCCCGGTATCACATCGAGACGTACGGGTGCACCTCCAACAGAGGTGAGACCCAGCAGATAGAGCAGGCGCTCCGGGAGGGCGGCCACCACCCCGCCGGCGGCCCCGAGAGCGCCGACGTGGCGATTCTCAACACCTGCACGGTGCTCGAGAAGACCGAACGCAACATGCTCGCACGGGCCAAAGAGCTCGACAGGGAGACGCCGGCGGACCTCGTCGTCACGGGCTGTATGGCGCTGGCCCAGGGCGAGCAGTTCCGGGACGCCGACATCGACGCGGAGGTACTCCACTGGGACGACGTGCCCCAGTACGTCCTCAACGGCGAGTGCCCGACGGTGACGCCGGACACCGAGACGGTGCTCAACGGCGTCGTCGGCATCCTCCCCATCGCCCGGGGCTGTATGTCCGACTGCTCGTACTGCATCACCAAGCAGGCGACCGGCCGCATCGAGTCACCGTCGGTCGAGGAGAACGTCGAGAAGGCCCGGGCGCTGGTCCACGCCGGCGCGAAGGAAATCCGCATCACGGGCCAGGACACCGGCGTCTACGGCTGGGACACCAACCAGGGGACGAGTCTCCTGCCAGAGCTACTGGACCGCATCTGCACCGAAATCGACGGCGGGTTCCGCGTGCGGGTCGGAATGGCGAACCCGAAGGGCCTCCACGGCGTCCGCGAGGAACTGGCGGCGGTGTTCGCCGACCACGACGAGCTGTACAACTTCATCCACGCCCCGGTCCAGTCCGGCAGCGACGACGTGCTGGCGGACATGCGCCGGCAACACGCCGTCTCGGAGTACCGCGAGGTCGTCGCGGCGTTCGACGAGGCGCTGGACTACTGGACGCTCTCGACGGACTTCATCGTCGGCTTCCCGACCGAGGAGCCGGCCGACCACGACGAGTCGATGGCGCTGCTGCGGGAGACCCGCCCGGAGAAAATCAACGTCACGCGCTTCTCGAAGCGGCCCGGCACCGACGCCGCCGACATGAAGGGACTGGGCGGCCAGGTCAAGAAAGACCGCTCGAAGGCGATGAGCGAGGCGAAGATGGAGCTGATGGCCGAGGCCTACGAGGAGATGGTCGGACGTACCTCGTCGGTGCTGCTCGTCGAGGACGGCACCGACGAGTCGCTGGTGGGCTACGACGAGGCCTACCGGCAGGTCGTCATCGCCGACGCACAGGACCGCGGCCTCGAAATCGGCGACACGGTCGACGCGGAGATCACGAGCCACAACACCGTCTACGCCTTCGGCGAGCCCGTCGAGCGGGCGCAACTGGCGGACTGA
- a CDS encoding HAMP domain-containing sensor histidine kinase, with the protein MSPAALPDFAELLDVTLLLHDPETDAILDANAAAESLYGYTRAELRDLTVGDISTESPRFSRDKAVEAIHAAATGDRPAFEWQIRRADSEMRWVTVRLRPFAPADETLVLAEIQDITEFKKRARRLQLLNRIIRHNLRNEMTVVMGHAESLERALEDEDYERQAEIIQDVAEDVGGMTRSVAQIEDIATNDASDFTPTDVPAVLERLADEFESGYPHATVSVDADETARIAADRGFEYGLEHAIENALEHHDGSNPEVRLEATVETEPPRVVVRIVDDGPPIPQREIDAIDADVEFSEIHHGTGVGLFVMQWCAESLGGSLEIRENEPRGNVAEFTVPMLSE; encoded by the coding sequence ATGTCTCCCGCAGCGCTCCCGGACTTCGCCGAGCTCCTGGACGTGACGCTCCTCCTTCACGACCCCGAGACCGACGCGATACTCGACGCGAACGCGGCCGCCGAGTCGCTGTACGGCTACACGCGGGCCGAACTCCGGGACCTGACCGTCGGCGACATCAGCACGGAGTCGCCGCGGTTCAGCCGCGACAAAGCCGTCGAGGCCATCCACGCCGCCGCCACCGGGGACCGGCCGGCCTTCGAGTGGCAGATACGGCGGGCCGACAGCGAGATGCGCTGGGTCACGGTTCGACTCCGGCCGTTCGCCCCCGCCGACGAGACGCTCGTCCTCGCGGAGATTCAGGACATCACCGAGTTCAAGAAGCGAGCGCGCCGCCTCCAGTTGCTCAACCGCATCATCCGGCACAACCTCCGCAACGAGATGACCGTCGTCATGGGCCACGCCGAGAGCCTCGAACGCGCCCTCGAAGACGAGGACTACGAGCGCCAGGCCGAGATAATACAGGACGTCGCCGAGGACGTGGGCGGGATGACGAGGTCCGTCGCCCAGATTGAGGACATCGCGACCAACGACGCCTCGGACTTCACGCCGACGGACGTCCCCGCGGTCCTCGAACGGCTGGCCGACGAGTTCGAGTCGGGCTACCCTCACGCGACGGTGTCGGTCGACGCCGACGAAACCGCCCGCATCGCTGCGGACCGGGGGTTCGAGTACGGGCTCGAACACGCAATCGAGAACGCGCTCGAACACCACGACGGCTCCAATCCCGAGGTCCGGCTGGAGGCGACGGTCGAAACCGAGCCCCCGCGCGTCGTGGTCCGTATCGTCGACGACGGTCCGCCGATACCCCAGCGGGAAATCGACGCCATCGACGCCGACGTGGAGTTCTCCGAGATTCACCACGGGACCGGCGTCGGCCTGTTCGTGATGCAGTGGTGTGCAGAGTCGCTCGGCGGCAGTCTCGAAATCCGCGAGAACGAGCCCAGAGGGAACGTCGCCGAGTTCACCGTCCCGATGCTTTCGGAGTGA
- the deoC gene encoding deoxyribose-phosphate aldolase: protein MDDVPDRIEHTVLGPTTTPDDVRTCLDEALQYGMRACIPPCYLPLATEYANVPLTAVVDFPHGQGQTDAVCRAAKLAWDAGADELDMVCNVGLLKAGEDDAVADHLTEVVASVPVPVKVIVEAPLLTDEELERVGQLAADADAAYLKTATGFSEGGATVHDVEILSTYLPVKASGGVGSWAEAKAMFEAGAERIGASSGDTIVREWRAETEGDATAEPEPGGNDADAADGY, encoded by the coding sequence ATGGACGACGTACCAGACCGCATCGAGCACACGGTCCTCGGACCGACGACGACGCCGGACGACGTGCGGACCTGCCTCGACGAGGCGCTCCAGTACGGGATGCGGGCGTGCATCCCGCCGTGTTACCTCCCGCTGGCGACGGAGTACGCGAACGTGCCGCTGACGGCCGTCGTCGACTTCCCGCACGGGCAGGGCCAGACCGACGCCGTCTGCCGGGCGGCCAAACTGGCCTGGGACGCCGGGGCCGACGAACTGGACATGGTGTGTAACGTCGGCCTGCTCAAGGCCGGCGAGGACGACGCGGTGGCCGACCACCTCACCGAAGTCGTCGCCAGCGTCCCGGTCCCGGTGAAGGTCATCGTCGAAGCGCCGCTACTGACCGACGAGGAGCTCGAACGGGTCGGACAGCTCGCCGCCGACGCCGACGCCGCCTACCTCAAGACCGCGACGGGGTTCAGCGAGGGCGGCGCGACGGTCCACGACGTGGAGATTCTGAGCACGTATCTGCCCGTGAAGGCGAGCGGCGGCGTCGGGTCGTGGGCGGAGGCGAAGGCGATGTTCGAGGCCGGAGCCGAGCGCATCGGGGCCTCCAGCGGCGACACCATCGTCCGAGAGTGGCGAGCGGAGACAGAGGGCGACGCCACGGCGGAACCGGAGCCGGGCGGGAACGACGCCGACGCGGCCGACGGCTACTGA
- a CDS encoding DUF63 family protein — protein MVLPSGLALPPLEYAVALLAGTLVVTALLYALEPPLGQRTVVALAPWMALGGALHAFSQPPIEAYRPVVAPLFGAPAVYLTTFVTLGVVWVTLTLFSVRRGHSETISRNLGLIGTGFLTVLVVIAVVMALESDLLGLVWPTVAVVVAIVATAVAVLVVALWRTPVVVRMRYAAPTVVFAHMLDGVSTAVGADVIGISERTPIPARIMEFAGTLPTAPYLGTGWLFVLVKLLVAVGIVFLLDEYLEEEPAEASLLLSLVTAVGIGPATNNIVLFLFIPV, from the coding sequence ATGGTACTGCCTTCGGGGTTGGCGCTCCCGCCGCTCGAGTACGCCGTGGCGCTCCTTGCGGGCACGCTCGTGGTGACAGCGCTGTTGTACGCCCTCGAACCGCCACTCGGCCAGCGGACCGTGGTCGCGCTGGCACCGTGGATGGCGCTCGGGGGCGCGCTGCACGCTTTCTCCCAGCCCCCCATCGAGGCCTACCGGCCCGTGGTCGCGCCGCTTTTCGGCGCGCCGGCGGTGTATCTCACGACGTTCGTCACGCTGGGTGTCGTCTGGGTCACGCTGACGCTGTTCAGCGTCCGGCGGGGCCACAGCGAGACGATATCGCGGAACCTGGGGCTCATCGGGACCGGCTTCCTGACGGTGCTGGTCGTCATCGCCGTCGTGATGGCACTGGAGTCCGACCTGCTGGGGCTGGTCTGGCCGACCGTCGCCGTCGTCGTCGCCATCGTCGCCACCGCCGTGGCGGTGCTGGTGGTCGCGCTGTGGCGGACGCCGGTGGTGGTCCGGATGCGCTACGCGGCCCCGACGGTCGTGTTCGCGCACATGCTCGACGGCGTCTCGACGGCGGTCGGTGCCGACGTCATCGGCATCAGCGAGCGAACGCCGATTCCGGCCCGCATCATGGAGTTCGCCGGCACGCTCCCGACGGCCCCGTACCTCGGCACGGGCTGGCTGTTCGTCCTCGTCAAACTGCTCGTCGCGGTCGGGATCGTCTTCCTGCTCGACGAGTACCTCGAAGAGGAACCCGCCGAGGCGAGCCTCCTGCTCTCGCTCGTGACCGCCGTCGGCATCGGCCCGGCGACGAACAACATCGTCCTGTTCCTGTTCATCCCGGTCTGA